Proteins encoded in a region of the Oscillospiraceae bacterium MB24-C1 genome:
- a CDS encoding zinc-ribbon domain containing protein translates to MYNDKIITCKDCGSEFVFTANEQAFYAEKGFTNEPQRCKPCRDARKASSGRSDRAPREMFDAVCAECGAPCKVPFQPRDDRPVYCSECFSNRR, encoded by the coding sequence ATGTACAACGACAAAATTATCACTTGCAAAGATTGCGGTTCCGAGTTCGTATTCACAGCTAATGAGCAGGCTTTCTACGCCGAAAAAGGTTTCACCAATGAGCCGCAGCGCTGCAAGCCCTGTCGCGATGCACGCAAGGCATCCAGCGGTCGTTCCGACAGAGCGCCCCGCGAGATGTTCGACGCTGTTTGCGCCGAGTGCGGAGCTCCCTGCAAGGTTCCTTTCCAGCCCAGAGATGACCGTCCTGTGTATTGCAGCGAGTGCTTCTCTAACAGAAGATAA
- a CDS encoding ABC transporter permease yields the protein MLLGENIRLAVNGLLANKMRALLTMLGIIIGISSVIAIVTVGQAMTGSVTNLMNDMGANSIYLSLQDKPDEYGNIDYTRAWEDSDMISDQMIDAYLEAFSGKVSAWAVSSHVGSGQAMNGRNQANGDVVGSNSDALKIQNIPIVAGHFLSEREVGGMKYAAVISDRFIEKLFPGMPVQQALGKEIKIRLNQGLYTFTVVGIYHFEIKGVLGNMAGDTTSTVFIPITLAKQITGKTQGLHYSLQVKGSDQVIDSKLFAEQSAKYLNDHFYRNNKHVKIRSESMDSMIGQMTGMMNTMSIAISIIAGISLLVGGIGVMNIMLVSVTERTREIGTRKALGAKNSAIRIQFIVESMIICLIGGVIGVALGTALGLTGSSLLGFPGWPSPGIVFIAVSFSMAIGVFFGYYPANKASKLDPIEALRYE from the coding sequence ATGCTTCTGGGAGAAAACATACGTCTTGCCGTCAATGGGCTTTTAGCTAACAAAATGCGCGCCCTGCTTACTATGCTAGGCATTATCATCGGCATCTCGTCGGTCATTGCTATTGTTACAGTCGGCCAAGCTATGACCGGTTCGGTAACCAACCTGATGAATGATATGGGCGCAAATTCCATCTACCTCTCCTTACAGGATAAGCCTGACGAATACGGCAACATCGACTATACTCGCGCGTGGGAAGATTCTGACATGATATCTGACCAGATGATAGATGCCTATCTCGAGGCATTTTCAGGCAAGGTTTCCGCGTGGGCTGTCTCCAGCCACGTTGGCTCCGGTCAGGCCATGAATGGACGCAACCAAGCCAATGGCGATGTCGTTGGCAGCAATTCCGATGCACTGAAAATTCAGAATATCCCAATTGTTGCGGGGCATTTTTTAAGTGAGCGCGAAGTGGGCGGCATGAAATACGCCGCTGTCATCTCCGACCGGTTTATTGAGAAGTTGTTCCCCGGTATGCCGGTGCAGCAAGCATTGGGCAAGGAAATTAAAATACGCTTGAATCAAGGGCTATACACCTTTACGGTCGTGGGCATTTATCATTTTGAAATCAAGGGTGTTCTCGGCAACATGGCGGGAGATACGACCTCCACTGTGTTCATCCCTATCACATTGGCCAAGCAGATCACCGGCAAAACGCAGGGGCTACACTATAGCCTCCAAGTTAAGGGCAGTGACCAGGTGATTGATTCAAAGCTCTTTGCCGAGCAGTCCGCCAAATATTTAAACGATCACTTTTACCGAAATAACAAGCATGTTAAGATCAGGTCAGAGAGCATGGACAGCATGATTGGGCAGATGACTGGCATGATGAACACCATGAGTATTGCAATCAGCATTATTGCCGGCATTTCGTTGCTGGTCGGCGGTATCGGCGTTATGAATATCATGCTGGTTTCAGTGACTGAACGCACCCGCGAAATTGGCACGCGCAAAGCGCTTGGCGCCAAAAACAGCGCCATCAGAATACAGTTCATCGTTGAATCGATGATCATCTGTCTGATCGGCGGCGTTATCGGCGTCGCACTGGGCACCGCCTTAGGGCTCACCGGCTCTTCGCTGCTGGGCTTTCCGGGTTGGCCTTCGCCAGGCATCGTATTTATAGCTGTCAGCTTTTCAATGGCCATCGGTGTATTTTTCGGTTATTATCCTGCCAACAAAGCTTCCAAGCTTGATCCCATCGAAGCATTACGATATGAATAG
- a CDS encoding ABC transporter ATP-binding protein, which produces MEQNRSAIITMQGIIKRFYIGQPNELTILKNIDLTVMEGEFVSIVGASGSGKSTLMNIIGALDRPTEGSYHLDSVPMRDVPDDRLSEIRNRKIGFVFQTFNLIPRTSALSNVELPMLYGEMPRAKRIARAKDLLAQVEMSDRIKHMPNELSGGQKQRVAIARAMANDPAIILADEPTGALDSTTGRLVMDIFHRLHREQGKTIVLITHNPELAAETQRIITLSDGRIINDEQGAV; this is translated from the coding sequence ATGGAACAGAACCGCAGTGCCATTATTACCATGCAGGGCATTATTAAACGCTTTTACATCGGTCAGCCCAACGAACTGACCATCTTAAAGAACATAGATCTCACGGTTATGGAGGGCGAATTTGTTTCAATTGTTGGTGCTTCAGGTTCGGGCAAATCTACGCTGATGAACATTATCGGTGCGCTTGATCGCCCCACAGAAGGCAGCTACCATCTCGACAGTGTGCCGATGCGTGACGTACCGGACGACCGCCTTTCGGAAATTAGAAACCGAAAAATCGGCTTTGTATTTCAGACCTTCAACCTAATCCCCCGCACCAGCGCGCTTTCTAATGTTGAACTGCCGATGCTTTACGGCGAAATGCCCCGTGCTAAGCGCATCGCCCGCGCAAAGGATTTGCTGGCGCAGGTGGAGATGAGTGATAGAATAAAGCATATGCCTAACGAGCTCTCGGGCGGACAAAAACAGCGCGTCGCTATTGCGCGCGCTATGGCCAACGACCCCGCTATCATCTTGGCCGACGAGCCAACCGGCGCACTTGATTCCACCACCGGGCGGCTGGTGATGGATATTTTCCACCGGCTGCACCGTGAGCAGGGCAAAACTATTGTGCTGATAACCCACAATCCGGAACTGGCCGCCGAGACACAGCGCATCATCACCCTCTCGGACGGCCGCATTATTAACGACGAACAGGGGGCGGTCTGA